The following are encoded together in the Onychostoma macrolepis isolate SWU-2019 chromosome 03, ASM1243209v1, whole genome shotgun sequence genome:
- the hirip3 gene encoding HIRA-interacting protein 3 isoform X2 — MKKIVEEELLKMQDSSDDEPLIKSVNPSKSQSKRKRLDEDDGDEENKMVGMAKRSRLEESSPDSPDSGIEKAMNEGEQKEDEAGSDKDAEEQEEKNIKKKTQNKRQSKQKVDSEKKKGKVKESDEDEELEDSDDEEEARQKQPSKEKKKDSDSEEEISEKPASSDSEDEKVKSKVKTQSKRKDIRKKKPVERDIVKEVEREVFGSSSESEEENNESAKTKNRSSSENDNSGDSEEEKDKEDAANISSKEMEKTEEKIQDDKEEAAEDSDSSSLPSLEDEDEQEKDKKEGKKSTTKKKSSEERENTTRGKDEENKAVSRLKRYIALCGVRRNYKKLLDGCRSVKAKVAVLKKELEELGVEGQPSIEKCKKARLKREEAQELAELDVSNIIATQGRPKRRAAAAAWPPAPNVSPPLSAYKRVVDSDSDSGESHTNTGRKRGAAWANLQGIISDDGESD, encoded by the exons ATGAAGAAAATAGTCGAGGAGGAACTTTTGAAGATGCAG GACAGCAGTGATGATGAGCCTCTTATTAAGAGTGTGAATCCTTCAAAGAGCCAGAGCAAAAGGAAACGGCTGGATGAAGATGATGGGGATGAAGAGAATAAAATGGTGGGAATGGCAAAAAGATCACGGCTGGAGGAGTCTTCTCCAG ATTCCCCTGACTCTGGAATAGAGAAAGCTATGAACGAGGGAGAACAAAAAGAGGATGAAGCTGGAAGTGATAAAGACGCTGAGGAGCAAGAGGAAaagaatattaagaaaaaaacacagaataagAGACAGAGCAAACAGAAAGTGGACAGTGAGAAGAAGAAAGGGAAGGTGAAAGAAAGTGACGAAGATGAGGAGTTGGAGGATTCTGATGATGAGGAGGAGGCAAGGCAAAAACAACCAtcgaaagaaaagaaaaaggattCAGACAGTGAGGAGGAAATCAGTGAGAAACCGGCTTCGAGTGATTCTGAGGATGAAAAAGTGAAAAGCAAAGTGAAGACGCAGAGTAAAAGAAAAGATATCAGAAAAAAGAAGCCAGTCGAGAGGGATATTGTGAAAGAAGTGGAGAGAGAGGTTTTTGGGAGCAGCTCTGAGAGTGAAGAGGAGAATAACGAGAGcgctaaaacaaaaaacaggagcAGCTCTGAAAATGACAACAGTGGAGACAGTGAAGAGGAAAAAGATAAAGAGGATGCTGCTAATATATCCTCCAAAGAGATGGAGAAAACTG AAGAGAAAATACAGGATGATAAGGAGGAGGCAGCAGAGGACTCTGACTCCTCGTCTCTTCCCTCACTGGAAGATGAGGACGAACAAGAGAAGGACaagaaggaaggaaagaaaagCACAACAAAGAAAAAGAGCAGTGAGGAGAGGGAGAACACAACCAGAGGAAAG GATGAAGAAAATAAGGCAGTGTCCAGGCTGAAGCGCTACATCGCCCTCTGTGGTGTGAGACGGAATTATAAGAAGCTGTTAGACGGCTGCCGATCAGTAAAGGCAAAGGTAGCTGTGCTGAAAAAAGAGCTGGAGGAGCTGGGTGTGGAAG GTCAGCCCTCCATAGAGAAGTGTAAAAAAGCTCGACTAAAGAGAGAAGAAGCACAGGAACTGGCTGAGCTGGATGTCAGCAACATCATCGCCACTCAGG GACGTCCCAAAAGAAGAGCAGCTGCAGCAGCATGGCCTCCTGCACCGAATGTCTCTCCTCCCCTCTCTGCCTATAAACGTGTTGTGGACTCAGACTCTGATAGTGGAGAGAGCCACACAAACACAGGGCGCAAGAGAGGAGCAGCCTGGGCCAACCTGCAGGGAATCATCAGTGATGATGGAGAGAGTGACTAG
- the zgc:163079 gene encoding serine protease 27 has translation MKFNTVFCVAGVILLNIAGCLGQLDVCGQARLNTKIFGENATAGSWPWQTSIHSLSSGSYLCSGTLINKEWVLTAVDCVLHNRVSDLVIYLGRLKQNGSNPHEKLRTVIKVIKHPKYNSLDSSLALIQLSSSVTFTDYIKPVCLAAAGSIFVAGTDSWVTGWGLNEEIKFPDILQEVEAPVVDNIACNDAYGGIITEKLICAGFLDEGEKAPCVGDAGSPLVTKQGSLWIQSGVAVYSHYCAEPGYPAVYVRVSEYQDWISNYTSSSEPGFVPYPLLLSLIDGGSVNLLSFPLALTLSIIPLILLRFF, from the exons ATGAAGTTTAACACAGTCTTCTGTGTGGCTGGAGTCATACTTCTCAACATAGCAG GCTGCCTGGGTCAATTAGATG TATGTGGTCAAGCCCGCCTCAACACCAAGATTTTTGGAGAGAACGCAACGGCAGGCTCTTGGCCGTGGCAAACCAGCATTCACAGTCTGTCCAGTGGAAGCTATCTCTGCAGCGGGACACTAATCAATAAAGAATGGGTTTTGACTGCAGTTGACTGTGTCCTACA CAACAGGGTGTCTGACCTTGTGATCTACTTGGGGCGTCTGAAACAAAATGGCTCAAACCCACATGAGAAACTCAGGACAGTGATTAAAGTCATCAAACATCCTAAATATAACAGTCTTGACAGCAGTCTAGCACTGATCCAGCTCTCTTCTTCTGTGACGTTCACTGATTACATTAAGCCAGTCTGTCTGGCGGCTGCTGGTAGTATATTTGTTGCTGGTACAGACAGCTGGGTCACTGGATGGGGCCTAAACGAAG AAATCAAGTTTCCTGACATACTGCAGGAAGTGGAGGCCCCTGTCGTGGACAACATTGCATGTAACGATGCCTATGGAGGCATCATTACAGAAAAGTTGATATGTGCTGGATTTTTAGATGAAGGAGAGAAAGCCCCATGTGTG GGAGACGCTGGAAGTCCACTGGTCACTAAGCAGGGCTCCTTGTGGATTCAGTCTGGAGTTGCGGTCTATTCTCATTATTGTGCTGAACCCGGTTATCCTGCTGTATACGTCAGAGTGTCTGAATATCAGGACTGGATCAGTAATTACACGAGCAGCAGCGAGCCTGGATTTGTCCCATACCCCCTCCTTCTTTCTCTGATTGATGGAGGCTCAGTCAACCTCCTCTCATTTCCCCTTGCGCTCACTCTCTCCATCATCCCTCTCATCCTCTTACGCTTTTTTTAA
- the hirip3 gene encoding HIRA-interacting protein 3 isoform X1, which translates to MAKEEDAIRKFVVRELHKCSDLSTLTLGILRRRYLEKVGRESLSIKDRQLMKKIVEEELLKMQDSSDDEPLIKSVNPSKSQSKRKRLDEDDGDEENKMVGMAKRSRLEESSPDSPDSGIEKAMNEGEQKEDEAGSDKDAEEQEEKNIKKKTQNKRQSKQKVDSEKKKGKVKESDEDEELEDSDDEEEARQKQPSKEKKKDSDSEEEISEKPASSDSEDEKVKSKVKTQSKRKDIRKKKPVERDIVKEVEREVFGSSSESEEENNESAKTKNRSSSENDNSGDSEEEKDKEDAANISSKEMEKTEEKIQDDKEEAAEDSDSSSLPSLEDEDEQEKDKKEGKKSTTKKKSSEERENTTRGKDEENKAVSRLKRYIALCGVRRNYKKLLDGCRSVKAKVAVLKKELEELGVEGQPSIEKCKKARLKREEAQELAELDVSNIIATQGRPKRRAAAAAWPPAPNVSPPLSAYKRVVDSDSDSGESHTNTGRKRGAAWANLQGIISDDGESD; encoded by the exons atGGCCAAAGAAGAGGACGCGATCCGAAAGTTCGTTGTGAGAGAACTGCACAAGTGTTCGGACCTCAG TACACTGACTTTAGGCATTCTGCGGAGGAGATACCTGGAAAAGGTGGGGAGAGAGTCGCTCAGCATCAAGGACAGACAGCTGATGAAGAAAATAGTCGAGGAGGAACTTTTGAAGATGCAG GACAGCAGTGATGATGAGCCTCTTATTAAGAGTGTGAATCCTTCAAAGAGCCAGAGCAAAAGGAAACGGCTGGATGAAGATGATGGGGATGAAGAGAATAAAATGGTGGGAATGGCAAAAAGATCACGGCTGGAGGAGTCTTCTCCAG ATTCCCCTGACTCTGGAATAGAGAAAGCTATGAACGAGGGAGAACAAAAAGAGGATGAAGCTGGAAGTGATAAAGACGCTGAGGAGCAAGAGGAAaagaatattaagaaaaaaacacagaataagAGACAGAGCAAACAGAAAGTGGACAGTGAGAAGAAGAAAGGGAAGGTGAAAGAAAGTGACGAAGATGAGGAGTTGGAGGATTCTGATGATGAGGAGGAGGCAAGGCAAAAACAACCAtcgaaagaaaagaaaaaggattCAGACAGTGAGGAGGAAATCAGTGAGAAACCGGCTTCGAGTGATTCTGAGGATGAAAAAGTGAAAAGCAAAGTGAAGACGCAGAGTAAAAGAAAAGATATCAGAAAAAAGAAGCCAGTCGAGAGGGATATTGTGAAAGAAGTGGAGAGAGAGGTTTTTGGGAGCAGCTCTGAGAGTGAAGAGGAGAATAACGAGAGcgctaaaacaaaaaacaggagcAGCTCTGAAAATGACAACAGTGGAGACAGTGAAGAGGAAAAAGATAAAGAGGATGCTGCTAATATATCCTCCAAAGAGATGGAGAAAACTG AAGAGAAAATACAGGATGATAAGGAGGAGGCAGCAGAGGACTCTGACTCCTCGTCTCTTCCCTCACTGGAAGATGAGGACGAACAAGAGAAGGACaagaaggaaggaaagaaaagCACAACAAAGAAAAAGAGCAGTGAGGAGAGGGAGAACACAACCAGAGGAAAG GATGAAGAAAATAAGGCAGTGTCCAGGCTGAAGCGCTACATCGCCCTCTGTGGTGTGAGACGGAATTATAAGAAGCTGTTAGACGGCTGCCGATCAGTAAAGGCAAAGGTAGCTGTGCTGAAAAAAGAGCTGGAGGAGCTGGGTGTGGAAG GTCAGCCCTCCATAGAGAAGTGTAAAAAAGCTCGACTAAAGAGAGAAGAAGCACAGGAACTGGCTGAGCTGGATGTCAGCAACATCATCGCCACTCAGG GACGTCCCAAAAGAAGAGCAGCTGCAGCAGCATGGCCTCCTGCACCGAATGTCTCTCCTCCCCTCTCTGCCTATAAACGTGTTGTGGACTCAGACTCTGATAGTGGAGAGAGCCACACAAACACAGGGCGCAAGAGAGGAGCAGCCTGGGCCAACCTGCAGGGAATCATCAGTGATGATGGAGAGAGTGACTAG